One stretch of uncultured Fretibacterium sp. DNA includes these proteins:
- a CDS encoding WG repeat-containing protein, giving the protein MKLMFTTVSVFSISVRSLFAALLLCILPFPPAAAAHEARVVIEYGYSDARDFHEGLAAVKSNDAWGYI; this is encoded by the coding sequence ATGAAGCTCATGTTCACGACTGTATCCGTTTTTTCAATATCCGTCCGTTCGCTTTTCGCCGCCCTGCTCCTCTGCATCCTGCCCTTCCCGCCCGCCGCGGCGGCGCACGAGGCGCGGGTCGTCATCGAGTACGGGTACTCCGACGCACGGGATTTTCATGAGGGACTGGCCGCCGTCAAGTCGAACGACGCGTGGGGCTACATCGA
- the miaA gene encoding tRNA (adenosine(37)-N6)-dimethylallyltransferase MiaA, with translation MEFPGENTETPSRGDRQPVVALIGPTAVGKTAVSLELAVHLGAEIISVDSRQVYRYMDVGTDKIAASERRRVPHHAVDVADPDEVFTVSDFVSLALGAVRRIRARGRVPLFVGGTPFYYNALFHAAMNVSLPHDPEVRRRYEERAALEGASALHARLAEVDEVTANRLHPNDVRRVVRALEIWDLTGTPPSRLYAEGEKADSGLNVLYVGLNRPRPELFERIAGRARQQFASGYPEEVSWLIEHGFDERFPSMQGFGYRELAAWYRGRLSLDEALEGDISRTRAFCRRQMTWFGKFEPALWYDTSALSASELERRVRDAASRHLEGSRGGV, from the coding sequence ATGGAATTTCCTGGAGAAAATACGGAGACCCCGTCCCGCGGCGACCGGCAGCCCGTCGTCGCGCTGATCGGTCCCACGGCCGTCGGCAAGACGGCCGTGAGCCTCGAGCTGGCCGTCCATCTGGGGGCGGAGATCATCTCGGTGGACTCCCGCCAGGTGTACCGCTACATGGACGTGGGGACCGACAAGATAGCGGCCTCGGAACGCCGCCGGGTCCCGCACCATGCCGTGGACGTGGCGGACCCCGACGAGGTGTTCACCGTGTCCGATTTCGTCTCTCTGGCCCTCGGCGCCGTGCGTCGGATACGCGCCCGCGGCCGGGTCCCGCTGTTCGTCGGGGGGACGCCCTTCTACTATAATGCGTTGTTTCACGCCGCCATGAACGTCTCCCTTCCCCACGACCCGGAGGTGCGGCGCCGCTACGAGGAACGCGCCGCGCTGGAGGGGGCCTCTGCGCTTCACGCCCGCCTCGCCGAGGTCGATGAGGTCACGGCGAACCGGCTGCATCCCAACGACGTCCGCCGCGTCGTGCGCGCGCTGGAGATCTGGGACCTGACCGGGACGCCCCCCTCCCGCCTCTACGCGGAGGGGGAGAAGGCAGACTCCGGTCTGAACGTGCTGTATGTCGGGCTGAACCGGCCGAGGCCCGAGCTCTTCGAGCGGATTGCCGGGCGTGCGCGGCAGCAGTTCGCCTCCGGCTATCCCGAGGAGGTCTCGTGGCTGATCGAGCATGGCTTCGACGAGCGTTTCCCCTCCATGCAGGGATTCGGGTACCGGGAGCTGGCGGCCTGGTATCGCGGGCGGCTGAGTCTGGATGAGGCGCTCGAAGGGGATATAAGCAGGACCCGTGCGTTTTGTCGCCGGCAGATGACGTGGTTCGGCAAATTTGAGCCCGCCTTGTGGTATGATACTTCCGCTCTCTCCGCCTCGGAGTTGGAGAGACGGGTCCGGGATGCGGCGTCGCGTCATCTGGAGGGCTCTCGCGGCGGTGTTTGA
- the ispH gene encoding 4-hydroxy-3-methylbut-2-enyl diphosphate reductase — protein MKEIVMAERAGFCFGVKRAVDAILEALTAGDTERAVWTIGMPIHNPQEVARLRAMGLRVAKDASEVPPGVKVLIRAHGESRAVLNELRGKGVCVIDTTCPFVRRAQDLANSLSDEGYHIVLLGDRNHPEIRSIMGYVDGGLDVVADEAEAECLPKRGRVALISQTTQQEERLSSVAAVLVRRAGELRVCNTICRATVERQDAVRALVGRVDGVVLIGGRESANTGKLRNIAETNGLDVLWIESAEELDRGWFEGRQRIGIAAGASTPEWLITEISNKIARM, from the coding sequence TTGAAGGAGATTGTGATGGCCGAGCGCGCCGGTTTCTGCTTCGGCGTGAAGCGTGCCGTAGATGCGATTCTGGAGGCCCTGACGGCCGGGGATACGGAGCGGGCGGTCTGGACTATTGGCATGCCGATTCACAACCCCCAGGAGGTCGCACGTCTCAGGGCCATGGGGCTGCGGGTGGCGAAGGATGCCTCCGAGGTCCCGCCTGGGGTCAAGGTGCTGATACGCGCCCATGGGGAGTCCCGCGCGGTCCTGAACGAGCTGCGGGGGAAGGGCGTCTGCGTCATCGACACGACTTGTCCCTTTGTCCGCAGGGCTCAGGACCTCGCGAACTCCCTTTCGGACGAGGGGTATCATATCGTCCTCCTGGGGGACCGGAACCACCCGGAGATACGCTCGATCATGGGATACGTGGATGGAGGGCTCGATGTCGTGGCCGACGAGGCCGAGGCGGAATGCCTTCCCAAGCGGGGGCGCGTCGCCCTGATCTCCCAGACGACCCAGCAGGAGGAACGCCTGTCCTCGGTGGCCGCGGTCCTGGTGCGTCGGGCGGGGGAGCTGCGGGTCTGCAACACGATTTGCCGCGCGACCGTGGAGCGTCAGGACGCGGTGCGTGCGCTTGTGGGGCGTGTGGATGGGGTGGTCCTGATCGGCGGCCGGGAGAGCGCCAACACGGGGAAGCTGAGGAATATAGCGGAGACGAACGGCTTGGACGTCCTTTGGATAGAGAGCGCCGAGGAGCTCGACAGGGGGTGGTTCGAGGGCAGGCAGAGGATTGGTATAGCCGCGGGGGCCAGCACGCCCGAGTGGCTTATCACAGAAATAAGTAACAAAATTGCGAGAATGTAG
- a CDS encoding S1 RNA-binding domain-containing protein, whose product MDQVMDKDMEQGLQGEGQEAAAQETMESMMEQYDISGLRKGDVRTGTVIAETENGWLVDVGYKCEGYLPGKEWTHRILVGDAEKPKKGDEIEVQVINLREGEEAQLLLSRWRHEFDRRWAEFEDKLAQNEIVQVRGVRKVKGGLMVDCCGLEGFMPISHLSADGRGVNLGNFIEQVFDAKLLEKDRRKHRIVFSRKSLVEKEAAERRAKFYEEVHEGDIIEGEVSSLTDFGVFVNVGAVDGLVHMSEITWKRNVRIRDSFKKGDKVTVKVIGIDKENDRISLSIKQVEGNPWLTVGERIHKDDVMTGTVTNVTDFGAFVELEPGIEGLVHIGDISWARIRHPKEAFRKGQEVRVLVLDVDTEKRRISLGYKQLNDPWKDIDQRYAKGSDITVKVVRLADFGAFVEVEEGVEALIHISQLSTRRVEKPGDVLQEKQEVLARVIEVNPEQRRMRLSISALEEQDHPARHGEESHKREEPREGRRQQQNAHDEEPQFNPFADAFRSQDFSR is encoded by the coding sequence ATGGATCAGGTTATGGACAAGGATATGGAGCAGGGTCTGCAGGGAGAGGGGCAGGAGGCTGCCGCTCAGGAGACGATGGAGAGCATGATGGAGCAGTACGACATCTCCGGGCTTCGCAAGGGCGACGTCCGGACCGGTACCGTGATCGCGGAGACGGAGAACGGCTGGCTGGTCGATGTCGGTTACAAGTGCGAGGGCTACCTTCCCGGAAAGGAATGGACGCACCGCATTCTGGTGGGGGACGCGGAGAAGCCCAAGAAGGGGGACGAGATCGAGGTTCAGGTCATCAACCTTCGCGAGGGTGAGGAGGCGCAGCTCCTGCTCAGCCGCTGGCGGCACGAGTTCGACCGTCGGTGGGCCGAATTTGAAGATAAACTTGCTCAGAACGAGATCGTTCAGGTTCGAGGAGTCCGCAAGGTCAAGGGCGGCTTGATGGTGGACTGCTGCGGCCTCGAGGGCTTCATGCCCATATCTCACCTCTCCGCCGACGGCAGGGGGGTCAACCTGGGGAACTTCATCGAGCAGGTTTTTGACGCTAAATTGCTTGAAAAGGATCGCAGAAAGCACCGCATCGTCTTCTCGCGGAAGTCCCTCGTCGAGAAGGAGGCCGCGGAGCGGAGGGCCAAGTTCTACGAAGAGGTGCACGAGGGCGACATCATCGAGGGCGAGGTCAGCAGCCTGACCGACTTCGGCGTCTTCGTCAACGTCGGCGCCGTGGACGGCCTGGTGCACATGAGCGAGATCACGTGGAAGCGGAACGTGCGTATCCGCGACAGCTTCAAGAAGGGCGACAAGGTCACCGTCAAGGTCATCGGGATCGATAAGGAGAACGACCGTATCTCCCTGAGCATCAAGCAGGTGGAGGGCAATCCCTGGCTGACCGTCGGCGAGCGCATCCACAAGGACGACGTCATGACCGGGACCGTGACGAACGTCACGGACTTCGGGGCCTTCGTCGAGCTGGAGCCCGGTATCGAGGGGCTCGTCCACATCGGGGACATCAGCTGGGCCCGTATCCGCCATCCCAAGGAGGCCTTCCGCAAGGGGCAGGAGGTCCGGGTGCTGGTCCTGGACGTGGACACCGAGAAGCGCCGCATCAGCCTGGGCTACAAGCAGCTGAACGATCCCTGGAAGGATATCGATCAGCGCTATGCCAAGGGCTCCGACATCACGGTCAAGGTGGTCCGCCTGGCGGACTTCGGCGCCTTTGTCGAGGTCGAGGAGGGGGTCGAGGCCCTCATCCACATCTCCCAGCTGAGCACCCGGCGCGTGGAGAAGCCTGGAGACGTCCTACAAGAGAAGCAGGAGGTGCTGGCCCGCGTCATCGAGGTCAATCCCGAGCAGCGCAGGATGCGCCTCTCCATCAGCGCGCTCGAGGAGCAGGATCATCCGGCCCGGCACGGCGAGGAGTCCCATAAGAGAGAGGAGCCTCGCGAGGGCCGGAGGCAGCAGCAGAACGCTCACGACGAGGAGCCTCAGTTCAATCCGTTTGCGGATGCCTTCAGGTCTCAGGACTTCTCGAGGTAA